From Pontibacter actiniarum, a single genomic window includes:
- a CDS encoding SIMPL domain-containing protein, with product MKKTNVMLLLMMFVASAFTVQAQQGAPLPPLVSVNGTGEVRVQPNEVVVNLGVETREKTLDAARKETDKKAAAIINYLKKQGVDAKNIQTSFVTLQPVYNSGEYGRTAPDFYLAQKNMTVVIKKMNKFDELLSGLYEIGANHVNGVQFQVSDMEKYKAEARKKAVANAREKATSLTSELGAKVGRVYAINEGGSNGGPRPMYKMAMMESAAYNSADGPSIAGGEVVITEDVAVSFIIE from the coding sequence ATGAAAAAGACGAATGTAATGCTGCTGCTTATGATGTTTGTTGCGTCTGCCTTTACCGTGCAGGCACAACAGGGTGCACCACTGCCTCCTTTGGTAAGCGTAAACGGCACAGGCGAAGTACGGGTGCAGCCCAATGAGGTGGTTGTAAACCTGGGAGTGGAAACGCGCGAGAAAACCCTGGATGCGGCCAGAAAGGAAACAGACAAAAAAGCGGCCGCTATTATCAACTACCTGAAAAAGCAGGGTGTTGACGCCAAGAACATCCAGACATCTTTTGTAACGCTGCAGCCCGTTTACAACAGCGGAGAGTACGGCCGCACAGCGCCGGACTTCTACCTGGCCCAGAAGAACATGACGGTAGTGATCAAAAAAATGAACAAGTTTGATGAGCTGCTGTCAGGGCTGTATGAGATAGGGGCCAACCACGTGAACGGGGTGCAGTTCCAGGTTTCGGATATGGAGAAGTATAAAGCGGAGGCCCGTAAGAAAGCGGTGGCCAATGCCCGCGAAAAGGCGACTTCACTCACCTCTGAGTTAGGTGCTAAGGTTGGGCGGGTGTATGCCATCAACGAGGGTGGCAGCAACGGCGGCCCGAGGCCCATGTATAAAATGGCTATGATGGAGTCAGCTGCTTATAACAGCGCAGACGGGCCCTCCATCGCCGGCGGCGAGGTTGTGATCACCGAAGATGTAGCCGTTAGCTTCATCATTGAGTAA
- a CDS encoding LytR/AlgR family response regulator transcription factor, with the protein MRCIAVDDEPFALELIAGYIQKTPSLQFMNGFTNPFEAMSFLVNTPVDLVFLDINMPEISGMELLKSLPTIPKVIFTTAYAEFGAESYEFNAVDFLLKPVKYDRFLRAVNKVNSYSPIQRESTVINHAVEQHSESILIKSGQQMFRIETDDIFYIEGAGNYITFYTKTGKIMTLLPMNDILKMLSPKTFARIHKSYIISLKHISIIERAKVMINSTPIPIGITYREQFSKMIRNS; encoded by the coding sequence ATGAGATGCATCGCTGTTGATGATGAGCCGTTTGCGCTTGAACTTATTGCCGGTTATATTCAGAAAACTCCGTCTTTACAATTTATGAACGGGTTTACCAACCCGTTCGAGGCCATGTCCTTTTTGGTGAATACTCCGGTAGACCTTGTTTTCTTAGACATAAATATGCCTGAAATATCAGGAATGGAATTGTTAAAGTCACTACCTACTATCCCTAAGGTAATATTTACCACAGCTTATGCAGAGTTTGGGGCTGAGAGCTATGAATTTAATGCTGTTGATTTTCTCTTAAAGCCTGTAAAATACGACCGGTTTCTTAGAGCAGTGAATAAAGTGAATTCTTACTCTCCAATACAAAGAGAAAGCACTGTAATAAATCATGCCGTAGAGCAGCATAGCGAATCAATACTGATTAAAAGCGGCCAACAAATGTTCCGGATAGAAACCGATGACATCTTTTATATTGAAGGTGCAGGTAACTATATAACCTTTTATACCAAAACCGGGAAGATCATGACACTGCTGCCGATGAATGATATACTAAAAATGCTTTCTCCCAAGACTTTCGCAAGGATCCATAAATCCTATATTATATCATTGAAGCACATTAGCATCATAGAACGGGCCAAGGTCATGATAAACAGTACCCCAATACCAATTGGCATTACATATCGGGAACAATTTTCAAAAATGATAAGGAATAGTTAA
- a CDS encoding sensor histidine kinase, protein MIQDIRKLNNRVYLEPFLHVLVWSSLILFIWHTVNTIGPFRKQDGSIYFPLIWSTGLSMLLFYVNGLYLIPLFVNKRLFKKYAFWAILLFVAIVLLNSFFDQLYSLSLFSTEKESFLSDLLMNLQSKTVILSLSMGYGLTRQWFKNQEHQQKLVQDDLKTQLKYLKAQINPHFLFNTLNMAFASATKSNDVVTADIIEKLSGLMRYVLYESNEEKVFLEKEILYVDNTVNLQLQRLSPELASQVNYQVEGDWQSHKIAPMILIPFIENVFKHGVILSQKSDISISIFLRDYTLTLETRNAMPDHFIRKDAVSGIGLKNARERLLLIYPGKHSLKIDDSGSSYHVKLQIEIN, encoded by the coding sequence ATGATTCAGGATATAAGAAAGCTTAACAACAGGGTTTATTTAGAACCCTTCCTGCATGTACTTGTGTGGAGCTCTTTGATCTTATTTATATGGCATACGGTCAACACGATAGGACCTTTCCGGAAGCAGGACGGAAGTATATACTTTCCATTAATCTGGAGCACTGGTCTCAGTATGCTGTTGTTTTATGTGAATGGCTTGTATTTGATTCCCTTGTTTGTAAACAAACGGCTATTTAAAAAATACGCCTTTTGGGCAATCCTTTTATTTGTTGCCATTGTTCTTCTAAACTCATTTTTTGACCAGCTCTATAGCCTCTCACTTTTTTCAACTGAAAAGGAATCTTTTTTATCAGATCTCTTAATGAACCTGCAGAGTAAGACAGTTATACTCTCTTTATCCATGGGCTATGGGCTGACGAGGCAGTGGTTTAAAAATCAGGAACATCAACAAAAACTAGTTCAAGACGATCTTAAAACCCAGTTAAAATACCTGAAAGCGCAGATCAACCCCCACTTTCTTTTCAATACCTTAAACATGGCCTTTGCTTCAGCCACTAAAAGCAATGATGTGGTGACTGCCGATATTATAGAAAAGCTCTCTGGGCTTATGCGCTATGTTTTATATGAAAGCAATGAAGAGAAGGTCTTTCTTGAAAAAGAGATTCTTTATGTTGATAACACTGTGAACCTTCAGCTACAGCGCTTGTCACCTGAATTAGCAAGTCAGGTAAATTATCAGGTAGAAGGGGACTGGCAAAGCCATAAAATAGCTCCTATGATTCTTATTCCCTTTATTGAAAATGTGTTTAAGCATGGAGTCATCCTGAGTCAAAAATCAGATATATCTATCTCAATATTTTTAAGAGACTATACTTTGACACTGGAAACGAGAAACGCTATGCCCGATCATTTTATCAGAAAAGATGCCGTCTCTGGCATTGGCCTGAAAAATGCCAGAGAACGGCTGCTGCTTATTTATCCGGGCAAACATAGCTTAAAAATTGATGATTCGGGTTCATCTTATCATGTAAAGCTTCAAATCGAAATCAACTGA
- a CDS encoding S41 family peptidase, with translation MKNATSYFLCLLLLFCTSYLCNGQTTSKPAVKVDHLIESISASLDKHYVFPGKAQAIIAFLQTQTKKKAYSSSSKDPQKLAKQIQADIYKIHRDPHLLVEYNPNLSGQIQGKVVPSEEEIRRSKIFEREKNYLFKKVEVLPGNIGYLLINGFVEHITEAKPIIASALGFLANTNAIIIDLRENQGGEPDMVSQVESYFFKEKTRMNDLVNRSNKDTTFYYADPAKTDSLTLSMPIYILTSRKTFSAAEDFSYAMQQAKRATIVGEITGGGAHPTMPFTVGQGFVVSISFARSLNPVTQTNWEGTGVVPDFQVDASKALVKAQELIFRERQIIAETKKEKQKLDYLINALHVNDDLLTLPLDQFDKITGTYGPLVIYRDGNRLFCKFADNVTELAHISKNLFVLDGNAHIEFVKDSKGSYSKATLFVSDGGIFEEQRK, from the coding sequence ATGAAAAACGCTACATCCTATTTCCTATGCCTGTTACTTCTGTTCTGCACATCTTACTTATGCAACGGACAGACCACTAGTAAACCCGCCGTTAAAGTTGACCACCTCATTGAGTCGATAAGCGCAAGCTTAGACAAGCATTATGTCTTTCCCGGTAAGGCCCAAGCGATCATAGCGTTTCTGCAAACGCAGACAAAGAAGAAAGCCTATTCTTCATCTTCAAAAGACCCCCAGAAGCTAGCTAAACAAATACAGGCTGACATCTATAAAATACACCGCGATCCTCATCTGCTTGTTGAATACAACCCTAACTTATCGGGACAAATCCAGGGGAAAGTAGTGCCTTCAGAGGAAGAAATCAGGAGATCCAAAATATTCGAGAGAGAGAAAAACTATTTGTTTAAGAAAGTAGAGGTGTTACCCGGCAACATAGGCTATCTTCTTATCAACGGCTTTGTAGAACATATTACTGAAGCAAAACCGATTATAGCATCAGCGTTGGGCTTTTTAGCTAATACCAATGCCATCATAATTGACTTAAGAGAAAACCAGGGTGGTGAGCCGGACATGGTAAGCCAGGTGGAAAGTTACTTCTTTAAAGAAAAGACTCGGATGAACGATCTGGTAAACCGCTCGAATAAAGACACCACCTTTTATTATGCCGACCCAGCTAAAACGGATAGTTTAACTTTGTCTATGCCCATATATATTTTAACCAGCAGAAAGACTTTTTCAGCTGCTGAAGACTTTAGCTATGCGATGCAACAGGCTAAACGGGCCACTATTGTAGGAGAAATAACCGGCGGTGGCGCGCATCCAACGATGCCCTTTACTGTGGGTCAGGGCTTTGTCGTATCAATTTCGTTTGCCCGCTCCCTAAACCCTGTTACTCAAACCAACTGGGAAGGAACGGGTGTAGTACCTGATTTCCAGGTTGATGCTTCAAAAGCACTTGTAAAAGCGCAGGAACTTATATTCAGAGAGCGCCAAATAATTGCGGAAACCAAGAAAGAGAAGCAGAAGCTGGACTACTTGATTAACGCACTTCACGTAAACGATGATCTTCTCACCCTCCCCTTAGACCAGTTTGATAAAATTACCGGCACCTATGGGCCGCTAGTCATATATCGAGATGGCAATAGGCTTTTCTGTAAATTCGCTGATAACGTAACTGAACTGGCACATATTTCAAAAAACCTTTTCGTGCTAGATGGCAATGCCCATATTGAATTTGTAAAGGACAGCAAAGGCAGCTATTCCAAAGCCACACTTTTTGTAAGTGATGGAGGTATATTTGAGGAACAGAGAAAATAA
- a CDS encoding acyltransferase family protein — protein MHQLQVHPNHLKATPDTLKAKQHFVVLDGLRGVAALAVVVFHFMEWVYPDFSKNFIGQGFLAVDFFFCLSGFVIGYAYDDRLSSMGVMEFFKSRLIRLHPLVVLGSVLGLLAFLFDPFAAYTGAYGTGKLLLVFLCSVFLIPFPAMKERSFNLFGLNAPSWSLFWEYVANLVYALVLYRLSRRYLAALTMLAAVALCLVSYRAGNLLGGWAGDNFWDGCARVSYSFSAGLLIYRANWVIKNRIGFIGLTILLLLAFVMPHFEWNWVSETLVVLFYFPLLVALGAGSSVSPGLQKLCVFSGNISYPLYMTHYAVIWMFGNYYTSNKPAGAELFFLVAGGTVLLIGVAYVVMVGYDLPVRRYLSSKRRPPKSN, from the coding sequence ATGCATCAGCTCCAAGTACACCCCAACCACCTAAAGGCCACTCCCGACACGCTAAAGGCGAAGCAACACTTTGTGGTTCTCGACGGGTTAAGGGGGGTAGCGGCCCTGGCTGTTGTGGTTTTCCACTTCATGGAGTGGGTTTACCCAGACTTCAGCAAGAATTTCATCGGGCAAGGTTTTCTGGCTGTTGACTTCTTTTTCTGCTTGTCAGGCTTTGTTATCGGGTATGCTTATGACGACCGCCTCAGTAGCATGGGAGTTATGGAGTTCTTTAAATCAAGGCTGATACGGTTGCACCCCCTGGTTGTGCTGGGCTCTGTGTTGGGCCTGCTGGCTTTTCTCTTTGATCCGTTCGCAGCTTACACAGGAGCCTACGGCACAGGTAAACTTCTGCTGGTGTTTCTCTGCTCCGTGTTTCTCATTCCTTTCCCGGCCATGAAAGAACGGTCTTTTAACCTCTTTGGCCTTAATGCCCCTTCGTGGTCTTTGTTCTGGGAGTACGTTGCCAACCTGGTCTATGCTCTTGTTCTCTACAGGCTCTCCCGCCGCTACCTGGCAGCCCTCACAATGCTGGCAGCGGTAGCCCTTTGCCTGGTCAGCTATCGTGCAGGCAACCTGCTCGGGGGCTGGGCAGGGGATAACTTCTGGGACGGCTGCGCCCGTGTCTCTTACTCCTTCTCGGCCGGGCTGCTCATCTACCGCGCTAACTGGGTAATCAAAAACAGGATTGGGTTCATCGGGCTGACCATCTTGCTGTTGCTGGCCTTTGTCATGCCCCATTTCGAGTGGAACTGGGTATCTGAAACACTGGTTGTTTTGTTTTACTTTCCATTGCTTGTTGCCTTGGGGGCCGGCTCCAGCGTGTCGCCGGGCCTGCAAAAGCTCTGTGTGTTCTCAGGGAACATCTCATACCCTCTGTACATGACCCACTACGCCGTTATCTGGATGTTTGGCAACTATTACACCAGCAACAAGCCGGCAGGCGCCGAGCTGTTTTTTCTTGTGGCAGGAGGAACAGTGTTGCTGATCGGCGTAGCCTATGTTGTGATGGTGGGATATGACCTGCCTGTCAGGAGGTACCTAAGCAGCAAAAGACGACCTCCCAAATCGAACTAG
- a CDS encoding helix-turn-helix transcriptional regulator: MSQLTILQRHLTMLRLVQPPFSYPSKTKLLDRLHQEDLDSVSERTFDRDIKEIQNFYGITISYCRRHRGYFLNQPEDEDLLNFRQFFQLLERSERLAFLTHSSDALRTSKYLLLEDNQSQLGLQHLPLLWNALRMQRQLTFQYQTFQTPLPKPYQIDPLVLLEYRNRWYLAAWDAADERFKTFGLERMQEPQLTNVPVLQNKRAEFLLLKQEALGVHFGPDQEVAQVVLRVSGTMAPYIKTVPIHHSQTILEEHTAGSMTISLRIALNHELESIILGLGEHVEVLEPAKLRVKIRERVQQLIRKYRNEIILE; encoded by the coding sequence ATGAGCCAACTTACTATACTCCAGCGGCACTTAACGATGCTACGCCTGGTACAGCCGCCTTTTTCCTACCCCAGCAAAACCAAGCTGCTGGACCGCCTGCACCAGGAAGACCTTGATTCGGTTTCGGAGCGGACCTTTGATCGTGACATCAAAGAGATTCAGAACTTTTATGGCATCACCATTAGTTACTGCCGTCGGCACAGGGGCTACTTCCTCAATCAACCTGAGGACGAAGACCTGTTGAACTTCCGCCAGTTCTTCCAGCTGTTGGAGCGTAGTGAGCGACTGGCCTTTCTCACCCATTCGTCTGATGCCCTGCGCACCAGCAAATACCTGCTGCTGGAAGACAACCAGTCGCAGTTGGGCCTGCAGCACCTGCCCCTGCTCTGGAACGCTCTCCGGATGCAACGCCAACTCACCTTCCAATATCAGACCTTCCAGACTCCTTTACCCAAGCCCTACCAGATAGACCCGCTGGTTCTGCTAGAGTACCGCAACCGATGGTACCTGGCTGCATGGGATGCTGCTGACGAGCGCTTCAAAACCTTTGGGTTGGAGCGGATGCAGGAGCCACAGCTCACAAACGTTCCGGTGCTGCAAAATAAAAGAGCCGAGTTCCTGCTGCTAAAGCAGGAGGCTTTGGGAGTGCATTTTGGTCCTGACCAAGAAGTGGCACAGGTCGTACTGCGGGTGAGCGGAACAATGGCTCCCTATATTAAGACTGTTCCTATTCACCATAGCCAAACAATTTTGGAGGAACATACCGCCGGCAGCATGACAATTTCACTTCGCATTGCCCTTAACCATGAACTTGAGTCTATTATACTGGGGCTAGGCGAGCATGTTGAGGTGCTGGAACCGGCCAAGTTGCGGGTAAAGATAAGGGAGCGGGTACAGCAGTTAATAAGGAAGTACAGAAATGAAATTATTTTAGAATAA
- a CDS encoding CRISPR-associated endoribonuclease Cas6 produces MRIQLKLSPNTQPVPFNHLHVLTKRLHHWLGPGNDLHDGLSLYSFGWLRGGERIGNGLWFPNGATWNVSFYDSDYGIQLAKGILADRSAFFGMQVDKALEMPFPQFTEKQIFRVDGAVVARQVRDDLTREYLLYDNPEADEALTRVFRKKMLDAGFSTEDAENTNVRFYRDNKGKSRTRMVSIKGVDHKCSSCPVVVEGKPSITRFAWLVGIGELTGSGFGALQ; encoded by the coding sequence ATGAGGATACAACTTAAACTATCGCCTAATACGCAGCCGGTGCCCTTCAACCACCTGCATGTGCTCACTAAGCGGCTGCACCACTGGCTAGGCCCAGGGAACGACCTTCACGACGGACTCAGCTTGTACAGCTTTGGGTGGTTAAGAGGTGGAGAGCGCATCGGGAATGGCCTCTGGTTTCCAAATGGCGCGACATGGAATGTAAGCTTTTATGATAGCGACTATGGCATACAACTAGCCAAAGGTATACTTGCAGACCGGAGTGCCTTCTTTGGAATGCAGGTTGATAAAGCGCTAGAAATGCCTTTCCCACAGTTTACTGAAAAGCAGATTTTTAGAGTTGATGGTGCCGTAGTAGCACGGCAAGTTAGAGATGATCTAACAAGAGAATACCTGCTTTACGACAACCCAGAGGCAGATGAAGCTCTAACTAGGGTTTTCCGAAAAAAAATGCTGGATGCAGGCTTCAGTACTGAAGATGCAGAAAACACAAATGTGAGATTTTACAGAGACAATAAGGGTAAATCTCGGACTAGAATGGTATCCATAAAAGGTGTGGATCATAAGTGCAGTAGCTGCCCTGTGGTTGTAGAGGGAAAACCTTCTATCACCCGTTTTGCATGGTTAGTGGGCATAGGCGAGCTTACTGGGTCTGGTTTTGGTGCTTTACAATAA
- the cas7p gene encoding type I-PGING CRISPR-associated protein Cas7/Csp1, with translation MKIKSILVSVVAPMSDHAANRGEKLLGNASSIKRRPDGRVYISGQMQRHVLFSAMERLNADDEQNGSTYVSNGDGVSLDISKDLRSDLGGFLDTNQGDYSGRRTAPLTATPAIALQESEVGRDLLVRLKMDGQNKGEGKKQALATNEYSQTDTMLMNFHLDVGAIGLTKKYQYEAEKHVATEYENHLADTSEKQRRVKLFLEATNSMTDYANQARNAVSGEPQKVLIVLDNRHSRKAIRYFAPQTTAAERENILKELDSRDALYFLGDDTGELTETPVYEAYQKAFEALQGNELYTPAAH, from the coding sequence ATGAAAATAAAATCTATACTTGTTTCTGTTGTTGCCCCAATGTCTGACCATGCTGCTAACCGAGGTGAAAAGCTTTTGGGCAATGCTTCTTCTATCAAGCGACGCCCTGATGGCCGTGTTTACATATCCGGCCAAATGCAGCGCCATGTTTTGTTTAGTGCTATGGAACGCTTAAACGCTGATGATGAGCAAAACGGCAGCACCTATGTATCCAATGGAGACGGCGTTTCGCTGGACATCAGCAAAGATCTACGAAGTGATTTAGGAGGCTTCTTAGACACCAACCAAGGTGATTATTCTGGCAGAAGAACAGCTCCCCTCACCGCCACGCCTGCCATTGCCTTACAAGAAAGCGAAGTAGGCAGAGACCTGTTGGTACGTCTCAAGATGGATGGCCAAAACAAAGGCGAAGGAAAGAAACAAGCACTTGCTACGAACGAGTACAGCCAAACAGATACAATGCTGATGAATTTCCATTTAGACGTTGGTGCCATTGGGTTAACTAAAAAATACCAGTACGAAGCTGAAAAGCACGTTGCTACGGAATATGAAAATCATTTAGCAGATACCTCTGAAAAGCAACGCCGAGTAAAGCTGTTTCTGGAAGCTACTAATTCCATGACAGATTACGCCAATCAAGCCCGCAACGCTGTTTCTGGTGAGCCGCAGAAAGTACTGATTGTACTGGACAACCGCCATAGCCGCAAAGCCATCCGTTACTTTGCACCACAGACAACAGCTGCTGAAAGAGAAAATATCTTAAAAGAATTAGATAGCCGCGACGCCCTTTATTTCTTAGGAGATGACACAGGTGAGCTAACTGAAACACCTGTTTATGAAGCGTATCAAAAAGCTTTTGAGGCTTTACAGGGAAATGAGCTTTACACACCGGCAGCTCACTAA
- a CDS encoding CRISPR-associated helicase/endonuclease Cas3, translating to MHASTLAKPSGILLSSHTQHVWEEAEYFLKNLPYLSIKYKELAGGDLQEELCLAVHWHDAGKEDDVWQRACQQDFALYETWCKANGKIAAINAPATYQEYTLDCFIAQKASAPHLQKAQLRHEFASLDLSKPEKLSLAVRAAIAAHHGKLHHRHLKRWKEDANGRFSDYWEGLVYEGNIIGRREKPFRKWELTLRERYKVTAVRSLLQLADTRASRKEAGKQLPTLTKFEYEFPHKQSDGCLSLRPVQQQALACAQQPVSILRAPTGSGKTDASLLWAKEQVDKGRADRLIIAMPTRFTSNALALNIGESVSDTGLYHSSAWYSRFGNELKGSDRDNAKEVHKLAQLLATPVSVCTIDHLLMCLTGTKEEHHSTFFFLANSCVVIDEADFYDSYIQANIQVLIKALRLLKVPILIMSATVPDSARQFYEITDSIQEAQREAEPIRHLQFVGEALAEVNAHPNDDLEDEEISQELSEELQRVFEQMINTGQGIVFANTVARGFSFYQFLQKSLAGQDVPLIFYHSRFTEPDKKYLEEKLILHLGKDAWKNRSAKGIAILTQIGEMSINISSPIMYSDVCPWDRLAQRIGRLNRFAESEKGVVFVGSPMSKGAIYPAPYGSYNQASNVWEATEAFTKTLTAIQKEYAGGTPKLITSGEFVIKVNELYPEPEALMSHAESNRNLLYNCMRDNWLIVPHAKTDEENGQAGLWKSRDIDAQDTVYVRPPSDTDAAEGNDQRVFPFLNYDAFRSYQLEYSISCPTYLIKKGLKTGQLTVFAYSIGQDEKDIHKLYIYSGYNDEIGLAALGSNYPILNAPPDDLANFG from the coding sequence ATGCATGCATCAACATTAGCCAAGCCATCAGGCATTTTGCTATCCTCCCACACGCAACATGTGTGGGAGGAAGCAGAATATTTTTTAAAAAACTTGCCTTACCTGAGCATCAAGTACAAAGAACTTGCGGGAGGAGATTTGCAGGAAGAACTCTGCCTGGCGGTTCACTGGCACGATGCAGGTAAAGAAGATGATGTATGGCAGAGAGCGTGTCAGCAAGATTTTGCTTTATATGAAACATGGTGCAAAGCAAACGGTAAAATAGCAGCAATAAACGCTCCCGCAACTTACCAGGAATATACCCTTGATTGCTTTATTGCACAGAAAGCCTCTGCTCCACATTTACAAAAGGCACAATTGCGCCATGAATTTGCATCGCTGGATTTAAGTAAACCTGAAAAGTTATCGCTTGCTGTGCGAGCTGCTATTGCTGCGCATCATGGAAAGTTACACCATCGCCATCTTAAGCGCTGGAAAGAAGATGCGAATGGCCGATTTAGTGATTATTGGGAGGGCCTAGTTTATGAAGGAAATATTATTGGGCGCAGAGAAAAGCCATTCAGAAAATGGGAACTAACACTACGGGAACGCTATAAAGTGACTGCTGTCAGAAGTCTCCTTCAGCTAGCAGATACACGCGCCAGCCGCAAGGAAGCAGGTAAGCAGTTGCCTACACTCACTAAATTTGAGTATGAGTTTCCTCATAAGCAATCAGACGGTTGTCTAAGCCTGCGGCCAGTTCAGCAACAGGCCTTAGCTTGCGCCCAGCAACCTGTAAGTATATTGCGAGCCCCCACAGGTAGTGGGAAAACGGACGCTTCTTTACTTTGGGCAAAAGAACAAGTAGATAAAGGAAGAGCTGACAGGCTGATCATTGCCATGCCAACGAGGTTTACCTCAAACGCACTTGCACTTAACATTGGTGAAAGTGTAAGTGATACAGGCCTTTACCACTCCAGCGCCTGGTATTCTCGTTTCGGGAATGAACTTAAGGGATCAGACAGGGATAATGCAAAAGAGGTGCACAAACTAGCACAGCTATTGGCTACACCTGTAAGCGTATGTACAATCGACCACTTGCTAATGTGCCTTACCGGCACAAAGGAAGAACACCACAGTACATTCTTCTTCCTTGCCAACTCCTGCGTGGTGATAGACGAAGCAGACTTTTATGATTCTTATATTCAAGCCAATATACAGGTACTGATTAAAGCGCTAAGGTTGCTAAAAGTGCCTATACTTATTATGAGTGCAACTGTACCTGACTCTGCTCGTCAATTTTACGAAATAACGGATTCTATTCAGGAAGCGCAACGGGAAGCAGAGCCCATCAGACATCTTCAATTTGTAGGAGAAGCTTTAGCTGAAGTTAATGCGCATCCTAATGATGATCTTGAAGACGAAGAAATCTCCCAGGAACTATCAGAGGAATTGCAGCGGGTTTTTGAACAGATGATTAATACAGGGCAAGGCATTGTATTCGCCAATACTGTCGCTCGTGGCTTCTCATTCTATCAATTCTTGCAAAAGTCACTTGCTGGCCAAGATGTACCTCTAATTTTCTACCACAGTCGTTTTACAGAGCCAGATAAGAAATACTTGGAAGAAAAGCTTATACTGCACTTGGGTAAAGATGCTTGGAAAAACAGAAGTGCCAAAGGAATTGCAATACTTACGCAGATAGGTGAGATGAGTATAAATATTAGCTCTCCTATCATGTATTCTGATGTTTGCCCTTGGGACAGACTTGCACAACGTATCGGTAGACTTAATCGTTTTGCCGAAAGTGAAAAGGGAGTTGTTTTCGTTGGTTCTCCTATGAGTAAAGGTGCTATTTATCCAGCTCCTTACGGTTCATACAACCAGGCTAGCAACGTATGGGAGGCCACGGAAGCGTTCACAAAAACCCTCACAGCTATTCAAAAAGAGTATGCTGGCGGTACTCCCAAATTAATCACCTCCGGAGAGTTTGTAATTAAGGTGAATGAGCTATATCCTGAACCAGAAGCGTTGATGTCACATGCTGAATCAAACCGAAACCTGCTTTACAACTGCATGCGGGACAACTGGCTCATAGTACCTCATGCTAAGACTGATGAAGAGAATGGACAGGCGGGCCTCTGGAAGTCTCGTGATATAGATGCCCAAGACACAGTTTACGTAAGACCTCCTTCTGATACAGATGCCGCAGAAGGAAATGATCAGAGGGTGTTTCCTTTTCTAAACTACGATGCTTTTAGAAGCTATCAGCTGGAGTACAGTATCTCCTGCCCCACCTACTTGATTAAAAAAGGGCTTAAAACCGGACAGTTGACTGTATTCGCTTATTCTATAGGGCAAGATGAAAAAGATATACATAAACTATATATCTACTCCGGCTACAACGATGAAATAGGTTTGGCAGCATTAGGAAGTAACTATCCAATCCTTAATGCGCCCCCTGACGATCTAGCAAACTTTGGTTAA
- a CDS encoding CRISPR-associated protein Cas4, which yields MSTSTSYPIGGMLFSYYLICPRKAWLVRQGIYMEQESEDVALGKLLDETSYSRNEKHLDLHATAPDGTPLVGKVDRALLRDGVLHETKKGRTCQEAHLSQVRFYLWLLKLNGVTGPGGAPFKGQIDYPALRRSEPVTMGPQQEEALVLQLRHLTRLLEEPHPPARISKRAFCSKCAFEELCYG from the coding sequence ATGAGTACATCTACATCTTATCCAATTGGTGGTATGCTTTTCTCCTACTACCTCATCTGCCCGCGCAAGGCTTGGCTGGTGCGGCAGGGAATTTATATGGAGCAGGAATCTGAAGACGTGGCGCTGGGCAAACTGCTGGATGAAACCAGTTACAGCCGCAACGAGAAACACCTGGACCTGCACGCTACCGCTCCCGACGGCACACCGCTTGTAGGCAAAGTTGACCGGGCCTTGCTGCGCGACGGGGTGCTGCATGAAACCAAGAAAGGACGTACCTGCCAGGAGGCGCACCTGAGCCAGGTGCGCTTTTACCTGTGGCTCCTGAAGCTGAATGGCGTAACAGGTCCGGGCGGGGCACCATTTAAAGGCCAGATCGACTATCCTGCCTTGCGACGATCAGAGCCGGTTACAATGGGGCCGCAGCAGGAAGAAGCGTTGGTGTTGCAGCTTCGGCACCTGACAAGGTTGTTGGAGGAACCACACCCTCCTGCCCGGATCAGCAAGCGTGCGTTCTGCAGCAAGTGCGCCTTTGAGGAGCTTTGCTATGGATAA